The following are encoded in a window of Kitasatospora sp. NBC_01250 genomic DNA:
- a CDS encoding methylated-DNA--[protein]-cysteine S-methyltransferase, with protein MTSTVYTTIESPLGELLLVGEESATAPGGTALCSLSMTGQRRAPTVQPDWRADPAAFAEITEQLRRYFAGDLKDFAVEFRTRGSEFQERVWQAIDAIPYGATTSYGRLAEQLGLARPAVRAVGTAIGANPLLILRPCHRVIGANGSLTGYAGGLERKEYLLAREGAWPTALG; from the coding sequence GTGACCAGCACCGTTTACACCACCATCGAGAGCCCGCTCGGCGAGCTGCTGCTGGTCGGCGAGGAGTCCGCAACCGCGCCGGGCGGGACGGCGCTGTGCTCGCTGTCGATGACGGGGCAGCGTCGCGCGCCCACCGTCCAGCCGGACTGGCGGGCCGACCCGGCCGCTTTCGCGGAGATCACCGAGCAACTGCGCCGGTACTTCGCCGGGGACCTGAAGGACTTCGCGGTGGAGTTCCGCACCCGGGGCTCCGAGTTCCAGGAGCGGGTCTGGCAGGCGATCGACGCCATCCCCTACGGCGCCACCACCAGCTACGGCCGGCTGGCCGAGCAGCTCGGCCTGGCGCGCCCCGCGGTCCGCGCGGTCGGCACCGCGATCGGAGCCAACCCGCTGCTGATCCTGCGCCCCTGCCACCGGGTGATCGGCGCCAACGGCTCACTCACCGGGTATGCGGGCGGGCTGGAGCGCAAGGAGTACCTGCTGGCTCGCGAGGGCGCCTGGCCGACCGCGCTCGGCTGA
- a CDS encoding DinB family protein, with protein sequence MNEIPPQNLAPSWPSSLDTRMPLPRVADEREMLTAFLDWHRATFELKCAELVAAQLAEKSVAPSGLSLHGMVRHLAGVERWWFGRQFAGQELPHLYYADDDPDQDFEFTGADAAHDFAVWRAECDRSRAIVATAPSLDALATAPMSGEPISLRRILVGMVAEYARHNGHADLLRERLDGATGY encoded by the coding sequence ATGAACGAGATCCCGCCGCAGAACCTCGCACCGAGCTGGCCCTCGAGCCTCGACACCCGCATGCCGCTGCCCCGGGTCGCCGATGAGCGCGAGATGCTGACCGCCTTCCTCGACTGGCACCGCGCCACCTTCGAACTGAAGTGTGCCGAGCTGGTGGCCGCCCAGCTGGCGGAGAAGAGCGTGGCGCCCTCCGGGCTGAGCCTGCACGGCATGGTGCGGCACCTGGCCGGCGTCGAGCGCTGGTGGTTCGGCCGCCAGTTCGCCGGCCAGGAGCTCCCGCACCTCTACTACGCGGATGACGACCCGGACCAGGACTTCGAGTTCACCGGAGCGGACGCGGCGCACGACTTCGCCGTCTGGCGGGCGGAGTGCGATCGTTCCCGCGCGATCGTGGCCACCGCGCCCTCGCTGGACGCGCTCGCCACCGCGCCGATGAGCGGCGAGCCGATCTCGCTGCGCCGCATCCTGGTGGGCATGGTCGCCGAGTACGCCCGGCACAACGGCCACGCCGACCTGCTGCGCGAGCGGTTGGACGGAGCGACCGGCTACTGA
- a CDS encoding pyridoxamine 5'-phosphate oxidase family protein produces MLSAEFLAFWAERHLCTLTTLRPNGTPHVVPVGATYDPATGIARVITSSGSRKARNVLAAGEAGARVALCQVDGARWATLEGRAVVRQDAESVADAEERYTRRYRAPRPNPERVVIEVKVTRVLGRGTGPGPAAS; encoded by the coding sequence GTGCTCAGCGCGGAGTTCCTCGCCTTCTGGGCGGAGCGCCACCTCTGCACCCTGACCACGCTGCGGCCCAACGGCACCCCGCACGTTGTCCCGGTCGGCGCCACCTACGACCCGGCCACCGGCATCGCCCGGGTGATCACCAGCAGCGGCAGCCGCAAGGCGCGCAACGTCCTGGCGGCCGGGGAGGCGGGCGCGCGGGTGGCGCTCTGTCAGGTGGACGGCGCCCGGTGGGCGACCCTCGAAGGTCGGGCCGTGGTGCGCCAGGACGCCGAGTCGGTGGCCGATGCCGAGGAGCGCTACACACGGCGCTACCGCGCGCCGCGCCCCAACCCGGAGCGGGTGGTGATCGAGGTCAAGGTGACCCGGGTGCTCGGCCGCGGCACCGGCCCGGGTCCGGCGGCCTCCTGA
- a CDS encoding antibiotic biosynthesis monooxygenase family protein — translation MIVRIWEARVAPKLVTEFCAVIQSEMLPQLAGLDGCLGGELLCSLSGGPHRVLVVTRWRDEEALRGYAGPAWAKRPVWSDEERTYLEQPPEVAHFTVLSSP, via the coding sequence ATGATCGTCCGGATCTGGGAGGCGCGGGTCGCGCCGAAGCTGGTGACCGAGTTCTGCGCGGTGATCCAGTCGGAGATGCTGCCGCAGTTGGCGGGACTCGACGGCTGTCTCGGCGGCGAACTGCTGTGCTCGCTCTCCGGAGGCCCGCACCGGGTGCTGGTGGTGACCAGGTGGCGGGACGAGGAGGCGCTGCGCGGCTACGCCGGTCCGGCATGGGCGAAGCGGCCGGTCTGGTCGGACGAGGAACGGACCTATCTGGAGCAGCCGCCCGAGGTGGCTCACTTCACGGTGCTCAGCAGCCCGTGA
- a CDS encoding DMT family transporter → MTVFLLAIGAGCCLGLGFVLQQHAAQRAPRADLLRWRLLLDLLKMPEWLAGIAAMVTGLVLSAWALALGEVSLVEPLLTTNLAFAMALASVLSRQRLGRSGWGGVVVLGLGVTAFILAGDPREGRPQAGELRHWLVFGVVAGLALLLVSFGRRLPRFEEATVLALAAGLLYGLQDALTRATASRIDAGGVAAVLGHWEPYAVVGLGAFGLLLVQSAFEVAPLRMSLPALTAAQPLAGIVCAVGFLGDRLRVTPGALAWEVVGLLAMLGGVVVLGRHPSLPNACGSRTAEMQKASP, encoded by the coding sequence GTGACGGTCTTCCTGTTGGCGATCGGCGCGGGCTGCTGCCTGGGCCTGGGCTTCGTGCTCCAGCAGCACGCGGCGCAGCGGGCCCCGCGCGCCGACCTGCTGCGTTGGCGGCTGCTGCTGGACCTGCTGAAGATGCCCGAGTGGCTGGCGGGCATCGCAGCCATGGTGACCGGCCTGGTGCTCAGCGCCTGGGCGCTCGCCCTGGGTGAGGTCTCCCTGGTGGAGCCGCTGCTCACCACCAATCTCGCCTTCGCCATGGCCCTGGCCAGCGTGCTGAGCAGACAGCGGCTGGGGCGTTCGGGCTGGGGCGGGGTGGTGGTGCTGGGCCTCGGGGTGACGGCGTTCATCCTGGCCGGTGATCCCCGGGAGGGCAGGCCGCAGGCGGGCGAGCTGCGGCACTGGCTGGTCTTCGGCGTGGTGGCGGGTCTGGCCCTGCTGCTGGTCTCCTTCGGGCGGCGCCTGCCGCGCTTCGAGGAGGCGACCGTCCTCGCCCTGGCGGCCGGGCTGCTCTACGGCCTGCAGGACGCGCTCACCCGCGCCACCGCCAGCCGGATCGACGCCGGCGGGGTGGCGGCGGTGCTGGGCCACTGGGAGCCGTACGCGGTGGTGGGCCTCGGGGCTTTCGGACTGCTCCTGGTGCAGAGCGCCTTCGAGGTGGCACCGCTGCGGATGTCGCTGCCGGCGCTGACCGCGGCGCAGCCGCTGGCCGGGATCGTCTGCGCGGTGGGGTTCCTCGGCGACCGGCTGCGGGTCACACCGGGGGCGCTGGCCTGGGAGGTGGTCGGGCTGCTGGCGATGCTGGGAGGCGTGGTGGTCCTCGGGCGCCATCCCTCGCTGCCGAACGCCTGTGGGAGCAGGACCGCCGAGATGCAGAAGGCCTCCCCGTGA
- a CDS encoding nitrilase-related carbon-nitrogen hydrolase produces the protein MSQSQIVRAALVQTRWTGEQSSMLDLHERYAREAAAQGARIIGFQEVFNAPYFCQVQEPEHYRWAEPVPDGPTVTRMCALAAELGLVMVVPVYEVEQSGVYYNTAAVIDADGTFLGKYRKHHIPQVKGFWEKYYFKPGNLGWPVFDTAVGKVGVYICYDRHFPEGWRALGLAGAQIVYNPSATSRGLSGYLWQLEQPAAAVANEYFVAAINRVGVEEYGDNDFYGSSYFVDPRGQFVGEVASDKEEELLVRDLDLGLIEEVRQQWAFYRDRRPDAYGPLTQA, from the coding sequence ATGTCGCAGTCCCAGATCGTCCGCGCCGCCCTCGTCCAGACCCGTTGGACGGGCGAGCAGTCCTCGATGCTGGATCTCCATGAGCGGTACGCCCGGGAGGCGGCCGCCCAGGGGGCGCGGATCATCGGGTTCCAGGAGGTCTTCAACGCCCCCTACTTCTGCCAGGTCCAGGAGCCGGAGCACTACCGGTGGGCCGAGCCCGTCCCGGACGGGCCCACCGTGACCCGGATGTGCGCGTTGGCCGCCGAACTGGGCCTGGTCATGGTCGTGCCCGTCTACGAGGTGGAGCAGAGCGGGGTGTACTACAACACCGCCGCCGTGATCGACGCCGACGGCACCTTCCTGGGCAAGTACCGCAAGCACCACATCCCGCAGGTCAAGGGCTTCTGGGAGAAGTACTACTTCAAGCCCGGCAACCTCGGCTGGCCGGTCTTCGACACCGCGGTCGGCAAGGTCGGTGTCTACATCTGCTACGACCGGCACTTCCCCGAGGGCTGGCGGGCGCTCGGGCTGGCCGGGGCGCAGATCGTCTACAACCCCTCCGCGACCAGCCGCGGCCTGTCCGGCTATCTGTGGCAGCTGGAACAGCCGGCCGCGGCCGTGGCCAACGAGTACTTCGTGGCGGCGATCAACCGGGTCGGCGTGGAGGAGTACGGCGACAACGACTTCTACGGCAGCTCGTACTTCGTGGACCCGCGCGGTCAGTTCGTCGGCGAGGTGGCCTCCGACAAGGAGGAGGAGCTGCTGGTCCGGGACCTGGACCTCGGGCTGATCGAAGAGGTCCGCCAGCAGTGGGCGTTCTACCGCGACCGCAGGCCCGACGCGTACGGGCCGCTCACCCAGGCCTGA
- a CDS encoding aspartate aminotransferase family protein, producing MTTTDLPTAGLRARHRAVLPAWLATYYREPIELTHGEGRYVWDAEGNRYLDFFGGILTTMTAHALPEVTKAVAEQAGRILHTSTLYLSSAMVELAEEIAALSGIPDAKVFFTSSGTEANDAALLLATTFRRSNQILALRNSYHGRSFSTVGITGNTSWSPTSLSPLQTLFVHGGVRDSGPYARLTDAEFIAACVTDLKEMLGQAEGTVAALIAEPIQGVGGFTHGPDGLLAAFKEVLDQHGILWISDEVQTGWGRTGDHFWGWQAHGQAGPPDILTFAKGIANGMSMGGVVARAEVMDCLGANSISTFGGSPITCVAALANLRYLLEHDLQANARRTGALLRAQLEAARLESPIVREIRGRGLMLGVALTDAAAATAVLEHARSLGLLIGKGGRAGDALRIAPPLSLTEDEAREGAELLIEALRRAAAGTEAGA from the coding sequence ATGACCACGACCGACCTCCCGACCGCCGGCCTGCGGGCGCGGCACCGAGCCGTGCTGCCGGCCTGGCTGGCCACCTACTACCGCGAGCCGATCGAGCTGACGCACGGCGAGGGCCGGTACGTCTGGGATGCCGAGGGCAACCGCTACCTGGACTTCTTCGGCGGCATCCTGACCACGATGACGGCTCACGCGCTGCCCGAGGTGACCAAGGCGGTGGCCGAGCAGGCCGGCCGGATCCTGCACACATCCACCCTCTACCTCTCCTCGGCGATGGTCGAACTGGCCGAGGAGATCGCCGCGTTGTCCGGCATCCCGGACGCCAAGGTGTTCTTCACCTCCTCGGGCACGGAGGCCAATGACGCCGCACTGCTGCTGGCCACCACCTTCCGGCGCTCCAACCAGATCCTCGCGCTGCGCAACAGCTACCACGGCCGCTCCTTCTCCACCGTGGGCATCACCGGCAACACCAGCTGGTCCCCCACCAGCCTCTCGCCGCTGCAGACCCTCTTCGTGCACGGCGGGGTCCGTGACAGCGGGCCCTACGCGCGGCTGACCGACGCCGAGTTCATCGCGGCCTGCGTGACGGACCTCAAGGAGATGCTGGGCCAGGCCGAGGGGACGGTGGCCGCGCTGATCGCCGAGCCGATCCAGGGTGTCGGCGGCTTCACCCACGGGCCGGACGGTCTGCTCGCCGCCTTCAAGGAGGTCCTGGACCAGCACGGCATCCTGTGGATCAGCGATGAGGTGCAGACCGGCTGGGGCCGTACCGGTGACCACTTCTGGGGCTGGCAGGCGCACGGCCAGGCAGGCCCACCGGACATCCTCACCTTCGCCAAGGGCATCGCGAACGGGATGTCCATGGGCGGGGTGGTGGCCCGCGCGGAGGTGATGGACTGCCTGGGCGCCAACTCCATCTCCACCTTCGGCGGCAGCCCCATCACCTGCGTGGCCGCCCTGGCCAACCTGCGCTACCTGCTGGAGCACGACCTGCAGGCCAACGCCCGCCGCACCGGAGCACTGCTGCGGGCCCAACTGGAGGCCGCCCGGCTGGAGTCACCGATCGTGCGCGAGATCCGGGGCCGCGGCCTGATGCTCGGCGTCGCGCTGACGGATGCCGCCGCAGCCACCGCCGTCCTCGAACACGCGCGGTCCCTCGGGCTGCTGATCGGCAAGGGCGGCCGGGCCGGGGACGCGCTGCGGATCGCCCCGCCGCTCTCCCTCACCGAGGACGAGGCCCGCGAGGGCGCGGAGCTGCTCATCGAGGCGCTGCGGCGGGCCGCCGCCGGAACGGAGGCAGGAGCATGA
- the hydA gene encoding dihydropyrimidinase → MTRTLISGGLVITAAEELTADVLIEDQRIVALASTGSEVAAGWQADRVIDAQGRYVIPGGVDAHTHMELPFGGTKASDSFETGTRAAAWGGTTTIVDFAVQQVGGSLRAGLDSWHAKAEGNCAIDYAFHTIVSDVTDDVLKELDLLTESGESTSFKLFMAYPGVFYSDDGRILRAMQRCAGNGGLIMMHAENGIAIDVLVAQALAAGHTDPRYHGEVRRELLEAEATHRAIKLAQVAGSPLYVVHVSAASALAELTAARDQGLPVFGETCPQYLFLSTDNLAEPDFEGAKYVCSTPLRPREHQAELWKGLRTDDLQVVSTDHCPFCFVGQKDLGRGDFSKIPNGLPGVENRMDLLHQAVVEGRISRRRWIEIACAAPARMFGLYPRKGTIAPGADADVVIYDPAATQTISAATHHMNVDYSAYEGRQVTGRVETVLSRGTVILEDGRWLGRAGHGGFLRRGTCQYLG, encoded by the coding sequence ATGACGCGCACCCTGATCAGCGGCGGACTGGTGATCACCGCCGCCGAGGAACTCACGGCGGACGTGCTGATCGAGGACCAGCGGATCGTGGCACTCGCCAGCACCGGCAGCGAGGTGGCGGCCGGCTGGCAGGCGGACCGGGTGATCGACGCCCAGGGGCGGTACGTCATCCCCGGCGGGGTGGATGCCCACACCCATATGGAATTGCCGTTCGGCGGGACCAAAGCGTCGGACAGCTTCGAGACCGGTACCCGGGCGGCAGCCTGGGGCGGCACCACGACCATCGTGGACTTCGCCGTGCAGCAGGTGGGCGGCTCGCTGCGGGCGGGACTGGACAGCTGGCACGCCAAGGCCGAGGGCAACTGCGCGATCGACTACGCCTTCCACACCATCGTCTCGGACGTCACCGACGACGTGCTGAAGGAACTGGACCTGCTCACCGAGAGCGGTGAATCGACCTCCTTCAAGCTCTTCATGGCCTACCCCGGCGTCTTCTACAGCGACGACGGCAGGATCCTGCGGGCGATGCAGCGCTGCGCCGGAAACGGCGGGCTGATCATGATGCACGCCGAGAACGGCATCGCGATCGACGTCCTGGTCGCGCAGGCACTGGCGGCCGGCCACACCGACCCGCGCTATCACGGCGAGGTGCGCCGGGAGCTGTTGGAGGCGGAAGCGACCCACCGGGCGATCAAGCTCGCCCAGGTGGCCGGCTCACCGCTCTACGTGGTGCACGTCTCCGCCGCCTCCGCACTGGCCGAGCTGACCGCGGCCCGGGACCAGGGGCTGCCGGTCTTCGGCGAGACCTGCCCGCAGTACCTCTTCCTCTCCACCGACAACCTCGCCGAGCCCGACTTCGAGGGCGCCAAGTACGTCTGCTCCACCCCGCTGCGCCCGCGCGAACACCAGGCGGAGCTGTGGAAGGGCCTGCGCACGGACGACCTCCAGGTCGTCTCGACCGACCACTGCCCGTTCTGCTTCGTCGGCCAGAAGGACCTGGGGCGCGGGGACTTCTCGAAGATCCCCAACGGGCTGCCCGGCGTGGAGAACCGGATGGACCTGCTGCACCAGGCGGTGGTGGAGGGCCGGATCTCCCGACGGCGCTGGATCGAGATCGCCTGCGCCGCGCCCGCCCGGATGTTCGGCCTCTACCCGCGCAAGGGCACCATCGCGCCCGGCGCCGACGCCGACGTGGTGATCTACGACCCCGCCGCGACCCAGACCATCTCGGCCGCCACCCACCACATGAACGTCGACTACTCCGCCTACGAGGGACGGCAGGTCACCGGCCGGGTGGAGACCGTGCTGTCGCGCGGCACCGTGATCCTGGAGGACGGCCGCTGGCTCGGCCGCGCCGGGCACGGGGGTTTCCTGCGACGGGGTACCTGCCAGTACCTGGGCTGA
- a CDS encoding TIGR03842 family LLM class F420-dependent oxidoreductase, translating to MDIGLVLQTDPPARLLVERMQRAEAAGFSHGWTFDSCVLWQEPFVIYSQILARTERLTVGPMVTNPSTRTWEVTASLFATLNDMFGNRTVCGIGRGDSAMRVAGRRPATLARLSEAMHAIKELAEGRPVVVDGTELRLPWVRDGHLPIWMGAYGPRALELTGRQADGFILQLADPYLTEYMIKAVRSAATAAGRDPDSVRICVAAPAYVTADDSPAALAHAREQCRWFGGMVGNHVADLVTHYGEHSDLVPEALTAYIKDRQGYDYSHHGRADNPDTGFVPDEIVDRFCLIGPPAAHLARLEQLRSLGVDQFAVYAMHDAIETTIDLYGSAVIPQL from the coding sequence ATGGACATCGGACTCGTGCTGCAGACCGACCCGCCCGCCCGACTGCTGGTGGAGCGGATGCAACGCGCCGAGGCGGCCGGCTTCAGCCATGGCTGGACCTTCGACTCCTGTGTGCTCTGGCAGGAACCCTTCGTGATCTACAGTCAGATCCTCGCTCGGACCGAGCGGCTGACAGTGGGGCCGATGGTCACCAATCCCTCCACCCGGACCTGGGAGGTGACCGCCTCGCTCTTCGCGACCCTCAACGACATGTTCGGCAACCGGACCGTCTGCGGCATCGGGCGCGGGGACTCCGCGATGCGGGTGGCCGGGCGGCGCCCGGCCACCCTGGCCCGGCTCAGCGAGGCCATGCACGCGATCAAGGAGCTGGCCGAGGGACGCCCGGTGGTGGTCGACGGCACCGAACTGCGCCTGCCCTGGGTCAGGGACGGCCACCTGCCGATCTGGATGGGCGCCTACGGCCCCAGGGCCCTGGAGCTGACCGGCCGCCAGGCGGACGGCTTCATCCTGCAACTGGCCGACCCGTATCTGACCGAATACATGATCAAGGCGGTGCGGTCGGCCGCGACGGCCGCCGGTCGAGACCCGGACTCGGTGCGCATCTGCGTCGCGGCCCCGGCCTACGTCACGGCGGACGACTCTCCGGCCGCGCTGGCCCACGCCCGTGAACAGTGCCGCTGGTTCGGGGGCATGGTGGGCAACCACGTCGCCGACCTGGTCACCCACTACGGCGAGCACTCGGACCTGGTCCCGGAGGCGCTCACCGCCTACATCAAGGACCGGCAGGGCTACGACTACAGCCACCACGGACGCGCGGACAACCCCGACACCGGGTTCGTACCGGACGAGATCGTGGACCGGTTCTGCCTGATCGGCCCGCCGGCCGCCCACCTCGCCCGGCTGGAGCAGTTGCGCTCGCTCGGCGTCGACCAGTTCGCCGTCTACGCGATGCACGACGCGATCGAGACGACCATCGACCTGTACGGCAGCGCGGTGATCCCACAGCTGTGA
- a CDS encoding serine hydrolase domain-containing protein, whose protein sequence is MTAPSNPAQTRVQEILDELTVTGEETGIQVAAYLDGELVVDAWSGLADVASGALMEGETLVPSWSTGKGVAATLVAVLVDQRILDYDAPISSYWPEFGAQGKQQITLGQLLSHSAGVPQLRPDLSPEELLDPPTVAAWLAAQPPLWAPGTATGYHAWTFGVLLAEILHRSTGRSCEQLLRDELAAPLGVADTLLFSVPDQLLPRLATCYDGTWAARLAAMPDDSPFLVCAPRTVSPVAELANRADFRRTALPANSTLTARAAARMYAMLACGEVDGVRLLSDAALKTATAPRTLGVDRILGLPIPKSYGFMLGGPGSGIRTGDQAFGMSGSGGSGAYADPLHRFSFALTKNRMAMNGTDERIVRAIHAALGIAAG, encoded by the coding sequence GTGACAGCACCGAGCAACCCGGCACAGACCAGGGTGCAGGAGATCCTCGACGAACTCACCGTCACCGGCGAGGAGACCGGCATCCAGGTCGCCGCCTACCTTGACGGGGAGCTCGTGGTCGACGCCTGGTCGGGCCTCGCCGACGTGGCGAGCGGGGCGCTGATGGAGGGCGAGACCCTGGTGCCCTCCTGGTCGACCGGCAAGGGGGTCGCCGCAACGCTGGTGGCCGTCCTGGTCGACCAGCGGATACTCGACTACGACGCTCCGATCAGCAGCTACTGGCCGGAGTTCGGGGCGCAGGGCAAGCAGCAGATCACCCTGGGCCAGTTGCTCTCGCACTCCGCCGGAGTGCCGCAGCTGCGCCCCGACCTGTCCCCGGAGGAACTGCTCGACCCACCGACCGTCGCCGCGTGGCTGGCCGCGCAGCCACCGCTGTGGGCCCCGGGCACCGCCACGGGCTACCACGCATGGACCTTTGGCGTGCTGCTCGCCGAGATCCTGCACCGGAGTACTGGCCGCAGCTGTGAGCAGCTGCTCCGCGACGAACTCGCCGCCCCGCTCGGCGTCGCCGACACCCTGCTCTTCTCGGTCCCCGACCAGCTGCTGCCCCGGCTGGCCACCTGCTACGACGGCACCTGGGCGGCCCGGCTGGCCGCCATGCCGGACGACTCGCCCTTCCTGGTGTGCGCGCCGCGGACGGTCTCCCCGGTGGCCGAACTCGCGAACCGGGCCGACTTCCGGCGTACCGCGCTGCCGGCCAACAGCACCCTGACCGCCCGGGCCGCCGCCCGGATGTACGCGATGCTCGCCTGTGGCGAGGTCGACGGCGTCCGGCTGCTCTCCGACGCCGCGCTGAAGACGGCCACCGCCCCGCGCACCCTCGGGGTCGACCGGATACTCGGACTGCCGATACCGAAGTCCTACGGCTTCATGCTCGGCGGTCCAGGATCGGGCATCCGCACCGGTGACCAGGCGTTCGGCATGAGCGGCTCCGGGGGCAGCGGGGCCTACGCCGATCCGCTGCACCGCTTCTCCTTCGCGCTGACGAAGAATCGGATGGCCATGAACGGAACGGACGAGCGGATCGTCCGCGCGATCCACGCTGCCCTCGGCATCGCGGCCGGCTGA
- a CDS encoding DUF3626 domain-containing protein, whose amino-acid sequence MRTDSEEPRRLRAIRHVAARSTGVPVDPQLRLTLNFHPDRLVGGRPILRAMAADGVYRSQFVTGTSNGGLTARQGGDRWRWEQRIFGGAYDDAPADERPIYGALNFRRQVVGAAPRFGSAHFRLACEALTRATFCYPDSAAEPEDFGVASAMSLVELAAADSRDALDDYIEAQVHGPVLFDQHVEALVLDPCYQGTEVEAAARLLPCRVEWHGGYRLGVEELRRHPEFRGQEFVDLGAELAEDGLLDPGIIGAAARTGRYDEQALKRVWHYLARFGAAPAAAVPPGPATEAAPIVHVA is encoded by the coding sequence GTGCGTACCGACTCCGAGGAGCCCAGGCGGCTACGGGCCATCCGTCACGTCGCTGCCCGGTCCACCGGAGTACCGGTCGATCCGCAGCTGCGGCTGACGCTGAACTTCCACCCCGACCGCTTGGTGGGCGGTCGGCCCATCCTGCGCGCGATGGCGGCCGACGGGGTGTACCGGTCGCAGTTCGTGACCGGGACCAGCAATGGCGGGTTGACCGCCCGTCAGGGCGGCGACCGCTGGCGGTGGGAGCAGCGGATCTTCGGCGGGGCCTATGACGACGCGCCCGCCGATGAGCGCCCGATCTACGGGGCGCTGAACTTCCGACGCCAAGTGGTGGGTGCGGCGCCGCGGTTCGGGTCGGCGCACTTCCGCCTGGCGTGCGAAGCACTCACCCGGGCCACCTTCTGCTACCCGGACAGCGCCGCCGAGCCCGAGGACTTCGGCGTCGCGTCGGCCATGTCACTGGTGGAGCTGGCCGCCGCCGACAGCAGGGACGCCCTGGACGACTACATCGAGGCCCAGGTGCACGGGCCCGTCCTGTTCGACCAGCATGTGGAGGCGCTGGTTCTGGACCCGTGCTACCAGGGGACGGAGGTCGAGGCCGCCGCTCGCCTGCTGCCCTGCCGGGTCGAGTGGCACGGCGGCTACCGGCTCGGAGTCGAGGAACTCCGGCGCCACCCGGAGTTCCGGGGGCAGGAGTTCGTGGACCTCGGGGCCGAGCTGGCCGAGGACGGGCTCCTCGACCCGGGCATCATCGGAGCAGCCGCACGCACCGGCCGCTACGACGAGCAGGCACTCAAGCGGGTCTGGCACTACCTGGCTCGCTTCGGCGCCGCACCCGCCGCGGCCGTCCCACCTGGCCCGGCCACCGAGGCTGCCCCCATCGTCCACGTGGCCTGA
- a CDS encoding DUF6191 domain-containing protein translates to MTELGPILDPSQLHSGFHRPGRSAVERARWYRPLRCQDGMNAAEAAAVEQPGRPTSSAGGIFSRKWAMNIFLGVVAAVPALLLIDQALLWMERHGWIYWRKREAEVGAGSMFSVINEIHTLLSPSQRHVAEEKERRLVLREDAEPGAPLDRRIDLGSGRVVIRRPPPVVADRHETP, encoded by the coding sequence GTGACCGAGCTCGGCCCGATCCTCGATCCTTCTCAACTCCACAGCGGATTCCACCGGCCCGGGCGCTCCGCAGTCGAACGGGCACGTTGGTACCGGCCGCTCCGTTGTCAGGACGGGATGAACGCCGCCGAGGCGGCAGCAGTGGAGCAACCAGGCAGGCCGACATCTTCGGCAGGCGGCATCTTCAGTCGGAAGTGGGCGATGAACATATTCCTCGGGGTGGTGGCGGCGGTACCCGCGCTGCTCCTCATCGATCAGGCCTTGCTGTGGATGGAGCGGCACGGCTGGATCTACTGGCGAAAACGCGAGGCTGAAGTCGGCGCCGGGTCGATGTTCAGCGTGATCAACGAGATTCACACCCTGCTCTCCCCGAGCCAGCGGCACGTGGCCGAGGAGAAGGAGCGGCGACTGGTCCTTCGTGAGGACGCGGAGCCGGGCGCTCCGCTCGATCGCCGGATCGACCTCGGCTCCGGGCGTGTGGTCATCCGCCGGCCGCCGCCCGTTGTTGCGGACCGGCACGAGACACCCTGA
- a CDS encoding MTH1187 family thiamine-binding protein — protein sequence MIAAFSVTPLGIGEDVAEAVAAAVRVVRASGLPNQTDAMFTSIEGDWDEVMSVIKEAVEAVKPFASRVSTVIKIDDRAGVTDGLTRKMASLERHLAG from the coding sequence ATGATCGCCGCGTTCAGCGTCACCCCGCTCGGCATCGGTGAGGACGTGGCCGAGGCCGTGGCCGCCGCCGTACGGGTCGTCCGGGCCAGTGGGCTGCCGAATCAGACCGACGCGATGTTCACCTCGATCGAGGGCGACTGGGACGAGGTGATGAGCGTGATCAAGGAGGCCGTGGAGGCGGTGAAGCCCTTCGCCAGCCGGGTCAGCACGGTGATCAAGATCGACGACCGGGCCGGCGTCACCGACGGGCTGACCCGGAAGATGGCCTCGCTGGAACGGCACCTCGCGGGCTGA